ACTCTGGGTTACGTGCAGCGCCTCTACGACTTCCTCCGCAGACACCCCACGGGCGTCGACAGCTTCTGGGCCGTCTTCTTCTGCGGCCTGTCCCTGCTGAACGTGGCGACGCTGAGCACGAGCACCACCCTGCGCTTCGCCTCGGTCCCGGTGGCCCTGGCCATGAGCGCCGTCGTCGCCCTGCGCCGCAAGTGGACCCGGCCGGCGTTCTGGCTGACCCTCGGCGCGGGCCTCTACCAGCTGGTCCTCGGCATCCCCGCACAGTTCGCCGACTTCGCCATGCTCGTCATCCTCTTCACCGTGGCCGCCGGCGACGTCCCGCGCTGGGTCTCGCGCACCGCACTGGGCGCCGGCCTGCTGGCCTCCCCGCTCTACTTCCTGCGCTTCGGCGTGGACAAGGGCTCCGGCACCACCGACGAGGTCCTCTTCACCCTGTTCGTCATCGTCCCCTTCGCCCTCGCCTGGGTGATGGGCGACTCCCTGCGCACCCGCCGGGCCTACTACGCCCAGCTCATCGAGCGCAACGAACGGCTGGAGAACCAGCGCGAGGCCCAGGCCAAGGTGGCGGTCGCCGCCGAGCGGGCCCGGATCGCCCGCGAGCTGCACGACGTCGTCGCCCACAACGTGTCGGTGATGGTGGTCCAGGCCGACGGGGCCGCGTACGTCATGGACGTCGCCCCCGACCAGGCCAAGGAGGCCCTCCAGACCATCTCCGGCACCGGCCGCCAGGCCCTCGCCGAGATGCGCCGCCTGCTGGGCGTGCTGCGCACCGGCGAGCCGCAGGAGTCCGAGGACTACGTGCCGCAGCCGGACGTCGAGCAGATCGAGTTCCTGGTCGAACAGGTACGGGCCGCCGGGCTGGACGTGGACTTCGAGGTCGAGGGCGCCCCGCGCAAGCTCCCCACCGGCGTCGAGCTGACGGCGTACCGGATCGTGCAGGAGGCGCTGACCAACACCCGCAAGCACGGCGGCCCCGACGCCAGGGCCAGCGTCCGGCTGGTCTACTTCGACGACGGCCTGGGCCTGCTGATCGAGGACGACGGGCGCGGCGCGGCCCACGAGCTGTACGAGGACGGCGGCGCGGACGGCGCCGGGCACGGCCTGATCGGCATGCGCGAGCGGATCGGTATGGTCGGCGGAACCCTGGACACCGGGCCGCGGCCCGGCGGCGGCTTCCGGATCAGCGCACTGCTTCCCCTGAAGAAGAGTTGAAGAGGACGAGGTAACTGATGTCCATCCGAGTGATGCTCGTCG
Above is a window of Streptomyces subrutilus DNA encoding:
- a CDS encoding sensor histidine kinase, with the translated sequence MQRLYDFLRRHPTGVDSFWAVFFCGLSLLNVATLSTSTTLRFASVPVALAMSAVVALRRKWTRPAFWLTLGAGLYQLVLGIPAQFADFAMLVILFTVAAGDVPRWVSRTALGAGLLASPLYFLRFGVDKGSGTTDEVLFTLFVIVPFALAWVMGDSLRTRRAYYAQLIERNERLENQREAQAKVAVAAERARIARELHDVVAHNVSVMVVQADGAAYVMDVAPDQAKEALQTISGTGRQALAEMRRLLGVLRTGEPQESEDYVPQPDVEQIEFLVEQVRAAGLDVDFEVEGAPRKLPTGVELTAYRIVQEALTNTRKHGGPDARASVRLVYFDDGLGLLIEDDGRGAAHELYEDGGADGAGHGLIGMRERIGMVGGTLDTGPRPGGGFRISALLPLKKS